One genomic segment of Aquipluma nitroreducens includes these proteins:
- a CDS encoding curli production assembly/transport component CsgF: MRTTFTILMIVFFFVAGKTYAQDFTYQPKNPAFGGNPYNYSWLMSSAQAQNDIKDPASSSAYSSYSTDPLKDFSESLNRQILSQLSRQIVAKQFGEDALSAGTYVLGDYQIEVGDQADGLSITILDNKNGSQTTVSVPYF; the protein is encoded by the coding sequence ATGAGGACTACATTTACAATTCTAATGATTGTATTTTTTTTCGTGGCAGGAAAAACATACGCACAAGATTTTACTTATCAACCTAAAAATCCAGCTTTTGGGGGAAACCCATACAACTACAGCTGGTTGATGAGTTCGGCACAGGCACAGAATGACATTAAGGATCCTGCTTCCAGCAGTGCTTATAGTTCATACAGCACTGATCCTTTAAAGGATTTTTCAGAGAGCTTAAACAGGCAGATATTAAGCCAGCTATCGAGGCAAATTGTTGCCAAACAGTTTGGCGAGGATGCTTTAAGTGCAGGCACTTATGTTTTAGGCGATTATCAGATTGAAGTGGGAGATCAGGCCGATGGTTTGAGCATTACCATTTTGGATAATAAAAACGGAAGTCAAACCACGGTGTCGGTTCCTTATTTTTAA
- a CDS encoding CsgE family curli-type amyloid fiber assembly protein, whose amino-acid sequence MMNYLLSIIVSVFLILPFVQQKDSTKTKPVPVSLKKLLEQVIKQPDKSGDLEIEIDGLLVDDTKTKTGKDFYDLFYGSWEAPKDAKNFTITISEKPFRLSSTLIVVSINDTPVYQSVLQPRQDIVEGLSQDAISTTQSYLANYEEIMKQLNGDDMAGSGIF is encoded by the coding sequence ATGATGAATTATCTGCTAAGTATAATCGTCTCGGTTTTTTTAATACTACCATTTGTTCAGCAAAAGGACAGTACAAAAACAAAGCCTGTACCCGTATCCCTCAAGAAATTACTAGAGCAAGTCATTAAACAACCTGACAAGTCGGGCGATTTGGAAATAGAAATTGATGGATTGCTGGTAGATGATACGAAAACGAAAACAGGGAAAGATTTTTACGATTTATTTTATGGCAGTTGGGAAGCTCCGAAGGACGCGAAGAACTTTACCATAACGATAAGTGAAAAACCCTTTCGTCTAAGCTCTACACTGATTGTGGTGTCGATCAATGACACTCCGGTATATCAGTCAGTACTTCAACCCCGTCAGGATATTGTTGAAGGTTTATCGCAAGATGCAATATCAACTACACAAAGCTATTTGGCCAATTATGAAGAAATTATGAAGCAGTTGAATGGTGATGACATGGCTGGTTCTGGAATTTTTTAG